The following is a genomic window from Rhodoferax sp. PAMC 29310.
CTCCCGATCGCGCACCACGCCATTGGCAGCCAAGTCCGCGACAATCACCGCACGAGCCACCTCGGGGTCAACCCAAATACCCATCTCGACGCTGGTGTGACCGATCGTTTCATCGCGTGTATATCCAGTGATGCGCTCCATGGCCCCATTGACGTCGATAAAGCGACCCTCCCTTAAAGTGGTCAGACTCATCGAGATCGGGCTTACATGGAAGACCCGTTCATAACGTTTTTCGTCCCCCATCTATGCTCCAGTAAGTCATTTAAAACCGACCACGGCACTATAGCCCAGAGGGATCCGACGCCTTTAATCGCAGGGTCACATTTCGCAGCAGAGACATGAGCATCCCTGCGAGGAAACTGGCGGTTCGCAGCACTAGCGTTTGAACAGCGCCAGCAGCGACCCGGCCATGACAAAGAGGCTGCCAAAGGTGCGATTCAGGGCGCGGATGTGCGCAGGCGACTTGAGCGCGCCCAGCACGCGGGCCGCCAGCGCAGAGTACCCAGCCATGACCACCAGGTCGGTGAATGCCAGCGTGGCGCCAATGATCAAGTATTGCGGCAGCAAGGGCTGCGACAAGGTCATGAACTGGGGTACCACAGCCAACAGAAAGACCGTGCCCTTGGGGTTGACGGTGTTGATCATCCAGGCGCGCAGCACCATCGAACGGCGGGTGACTTGCACCGCGCCTTCCGTCTGCGCGACCAGGGGCCGTGCCGGCGCGCGCCACTGCGAAATCCCCAGCCAGATCAGGTACGCCACGCCCAGCCATTTCACGACTGAAAAAGCGGTGCTGGACGCAGCCACCAAAGCACCCAGCCCCGCGCCGACCACGGTCACCTGGGTCCAGATACCCAAAATCAAACCAAAGATCGTGAAAAACCCTCGGCGAAAGCCATGGTTCAACCCTGCACTCATGGCGGCCACTGCACCTGCGCCGGGCGAAATACTGATGGCCCAGGACGCAGCGAAGAAAGCCAACCAGGTGGAGAGCAGCATGCGAAGACCTTAAGGCTGTGCGTTTTGCAAAGCGGCAATGCGCTCTTCAATCGGCGGGTGAGTCGAGAACAACTTGCCAATGCCACCAGCGATCCCCATGGCCGCCATGCTCTTGGGCAACTCGCCCGGCGTCATGCCGCCCAAACGGGCAAGGGCATTCACCATGGGCTGGCGGCGTCCCATCAACTGGGCTGCGCCGGCGTCCGCACGAAACTCGCGCTGGCGGGAGAACCAGGCCACGATGATGGCGGCCACAAAGCCCAGCAGAATATCCAACACGATGGTGGTGATGAAGTAGCCGATGCCAGGCCCGCTGGAGCGGTCATCGCCCTTGCGCAAAAAGCTGTCAATGGCGTAACCAATGACCCGGCTCAGGAACACCACAAAGGTGTTCATCACGCCCTGGATCAGCGTCATGGTGACCATGTCGCCGTTGGCGATGTGGGCCACTTCATGGCCAATCACGGCCTCGACCTCTTCACGCGTCATGCCTTGCAACAAACCGGTGCTGACAGCGACGAGGGCCGAGTTCTTGAAGGCGCCGGTGGCAAACGCGTTGGGCGCGCCTTCAAAGATACCGACTTCAGGCATGCCAATGCCGGCCTTCTCCGCAAACTTGCGCACGGTTTCGACAATCCAGGCCTCGTCGGCGTTTTGGGCCTGGTTGATGACGCGCACACCCGACGACCACTTGGCCACGGGCTTGCTGATCAACAAGGAGATGATGGCGCCGCCAAAACCCATGATCAGCGCAAACCCCATCAGGGCTTTCAAGTCGAGCCCGTTGGGCGTCAGGTAGCGATTCACGCCCAACAGATTGGCCACAATTCCCAAGACGACCACCACCGCGAGGTTGGTCATGATGAACAAAGCAATACGTTTCATTGTTTCTTTCAGAAGCCTCCCCTTACCGGTGGGGAGTCAGCGCGGATGTTAGGGCGTATCGATCCCAATTCAAGACGGAACGGGAAGATCCCCCACATGTAGTACTTGTTTGGGCAGGCGAAACACGCTGGCGTCGTCGTAAAACGCCGGGTCTTCATTGGCAGGCCACCAGCCCGGCACGCCCAGAACCGGCAGGTGCGCAAACGGCTTGGCCGCGAGCTTGTCGGCACTCAGATCGGCTGCCATCCAGGCATCCAGATTTGCTATTGAATCAATAGCTACTTGCGCACGGTAGACGTGGGCTGTGATCGCTTTTCGGGGTGAAACCAGCTTTTCCATCAAGGCATGGCCAAAGATCACCAAGTGAGCCTGGGCCCAAAGCGGGCGAAGGTCGACAAACAAGCGCTGCCAGTCCTTGGCGGCCAAGGCGTCCCACAGTGCATCAGGCGCTTGCAGAAAAGCGGCGTTCTCATCAAACACGGTCAGGCCGTCCCTCGCCGGACCGCGCACCGGCTGGATGCCGGTTTGCGCAATTTGCGCCACATGCAATTGATTGAGGCGGCGCTTGGTCTGGGGAAACTGCAACCATGCCAATCCATTAAAAAAGTCATGCAAGCCCTCTCGGGTCGGGCAACAGCCGCTATGAAAAATATAACTCTCATAGGCCTCGCCCGCCGGCAAGTCGCTCTGTGGCACAAATTGCACAAGTGGCGCTTGCGATGCTGACGCGGCGTTCAGCGCTTGGGCACTAGACGCACCGGCGCCAACCTGTGTCGCGGCGCCCTGCCCCATCGCCACATAGGGCGCAAGCCAGGGGGCGGTCCAGTCAACGGTGGCCAATTCCTGAGAAGCCAAGACGCTCAAGCGGGCCCCTGAGGCAAGTGGTAGCTGACCGTTCTGGGCTTTTCCAGCGGCAACAAGGAAAAGTGGAGTGGGAACTTCTTCAAGAGTTTGGTGGCCGTGGTGTTCTTGCCACGCAGTTTGGCGTCCAACAAGGCTTTGGCCACCGCCGCCAAGGGGTGTGGTTGCCCGTCCTGCAAGCTCGGCACGGCCTGAAGAATGGCAGCAACATCGGGCAGCGCTTGGGCAGACGCCGTGCCGTCGATGGGCTCCACGGCAGGCGCATTGGGTTTGACTTTCTTGGCTGTTGTCTTTTTGGCAGCGGCGGCCTTGGGAGCTGCCGTTTTGGTCGCCACTTTTTTGGCAGGCGCTTTGGCGGTCTTTCGTGCGGGCTTCTCAGTGGCGGATTCAGGGGACGGCAACGGCTCTTGCGCCGACCCCACCAGAATCACCCGGTCATACGCCGACACAGCCTCACGTCCCATTTTGCTGCGCTCTGACACACAAACCATGCGGATTCCGCGCTCACGCAGTCGCACCACCAGCGGCAGAAAATCGGCGTCGCCTGAGCCAATCACCACCAATTTGGGCGGCGGACTTTGGCATGCCAGTTCCATGGCATCCACCGCCAAGGCGATATCTGTGGTGTTTTTGGTCAACGCAAGGTTCACAAAGGGCCGCACAGCCCAGGCGCGCAGCACCTCGGCCAGGTTCTTCAGGTTGTCGGAGCTGCCATAGGCCCGTCGCACCGGCAGCGGGCCCTCTGACTCTTGCAGCACACGAAAGGCCTCGTCAATCCAGGCGCCCGAGTTCAGGTTGTCGGCATCAATCAGAAAGACGTTCACGTCAACTCCTTGTAGGGCGGCGACAGGTCCAACGCGCCACCGGCAGGTCAGGCGATCATTTTCCAGGGCAGTGACTCGCCCGATCGCAGTGGCTTGAGCGCGGCCTCGCCAAAGGCATAGCTCTCGGGTGGCGTCCAGCTGGTCCGGGCCAGGGTGATGGTGCCCGTGTTGCGGGGCAGGCCATAAAAGTCAGCGCCATTGAAGCTGGCAAAGGATTCCAACTGGTGCAAGGCGCCGACCGAGTCAAAGGCTTCTGCGTACAACTCCATGGCGGCGTGGGCCGTGTAGCAGCCCGCGCAACCCGAAGCGTGCTCTTTCAGATGCGCCGGGTGCGGTGCGCTGTCGGTACCCAGGAAGAACTTGGCCGAGCCACTGGTGGCGGCCTCGACCAAAGCCAGGCGATGCGACTCGCGCTTGAGCACCGGCAGGCAGTAATAGTGCGGGCGAATGCCGCCCGTGAAGATGGCGTTGCGGTTGTAGAGCAGGTGATGGGCGGTGACTGTGGCGGCAGTAAACCGGTCTGCCGACTGCACATATTGCGCTGCGTCTTTGGTGGTGATGTGCTCAAACACAATTTTGAGTTCAGGGAAATCGCGGCGCAAGGGAATGAGCTGGGTGTCAATGAACACGGCTTCCCGGTCAAACAGGTCGATGTCGGGGGACGTCACCTCGCCGTGCACCAGCAGCAACATGCCGGCGCGCTGCATCGCCTCCAGCGTTTTATAAGTGTTGCGCAAATCGGTCACGCCCGCGTCACTGTTGGTGGTGGCTCCCGCGGGATACAACTTGGCCGCGACGATGCCGGCGGCATGGGCGCGGGCAATTTCGTCAGCGGGCAGGTTGTCAGTGAGGTAAAGCGTCATCAGCGGCTCAAACTGCACACCGGGCGGAACGCTTGCCTGGATACGCGCCTTGTAGGCGAGTGCAGCCTCGGTGGTCGTCACCGGTGGGCGCAGGTTGGGCATGATGATGGCGCGACCAAACTGGGCGGCGGTGTGCGGCACCACGGTATTGAGCGCGTCGCCGTCGCGCACATGCAGATGCCAGTCGTCGGGGCGGGTGATTTGAATAGTTTGTGTCATGGGGGAATTGGTGCAGATGGAAAACGAAAGGGTGAACTCACATCGCGGGCGGTTGGGTCAGCAAAAAGTCCCACAATGACTGGGCGTTGCGCTTGGCACTGGGCGCCCCATTGCGGTTGGTCTGCACGCCGGATTTCCCTGGCTCCCGGACGGTGGGGCGTTCGCGGTACAGACGGACTTCCATGGTGATTTGCAGATTGGCCAGGCCGGGCGCTTGTGCACTGACCAGTCGCTTGGCACGCAAGTCTTTCTTGACCGCGCTGTGGGGCAGAAAGGCAATGCCATGCCCTTCCAGCGCCATGGCCTTCAGACCCTCTGCCATGTCCGTCTCATACACTCGGTCAAAGTGAATGGCCGTGCCAGAACCTTTGAGAATCAAATCTACCATCTGTCCGAGGTAGGCGCCCGGCGCGTAGGCGAGGTAGGGCAGCGGCTGGCCGGGGCGACCCGGCAACAAAAATGCTGGTGCGCCATCCGCATCAGGCTTCACATAGGGTGCGATGACCTCCTCCCCCAAGCTCACCATTTCATAGCGCTCTGCGTCCAACTGGTAAGGCTGAGAGGGGTGATGATAGGCAATCAGCAGGTCACAACTGCCTTCTACGAGGCGCATCACAGCGTCATGCACATTGAGGGCAATCAAACGGCTTTTCATGGGCCCAAACTTTTCCCGCAGATTGGACAACCAAGCCGGGAAGAACGTAAAGGCCAGCGTGTGGGGCACTGCAAACTCAATCACATCGCGCCCGGCCGCGGTGTGGCCCCGCAGCATGGCGCGGGTGCTTTGCAGCGACTGCAACACCTCCAGCGACTGGTCATACAGCGTCTCGCCCGCCGGCGTGAGTCGGGTGGGATAACTGCTTCGGTCCACCAAATCTGTGCCCGCCCACGCCTCCAGCGACTGGATGCGCCGGGAGAA
Proteins encoded in this region:
- a CDS encoding LysE family transporter produces the protein MLLSTWLAFFAASWAISISPGAGAVAAMSAGLNHGFRRGFFTIFGLILGIWTQVTVVGAGLGALVAASSTAFSVVKWLGVAYLIWLGISQWRAPARPLVAQTEGAVQVTRRSMVLRAWMINTVNPKGTVFLLAVVPQFMTLSQPLLPQYLIIGATLAFTDLVVMAGYSALAARVLGALKSPAHIRALNRTFGSLFVMAGSLLALFKR
- the htpX gene encoding protease HtpX, with protein sequence MKRIALFIMTNLAVVVVLGIVANLLGVNRYLTPNGLDLKALMGFALIMGFGGAIISLLISKPVAKWSSGVRVINQAQNADEAWIVETVRKFAEKAGIGMPEVGIFEGAPNAFATGAFKNSALVAVSTGLLQGMTREEVEAVIGHEVAHIANGDMVTMTLIQGVMNTFVVFLSRVIGYAIDSFLRKGDDRSSGPGIGYFITTIVLDILLGFVAAIIVAWFSRQREFRADAGAAQLMGRRQPMVNALARLGGMTPGELPKSMAAMGIAGGIGKLFSTHPPIEERIAALQNAQP
- a CDS encoding DUF3025 domain-containing protein is translated as MSVLASQELATVDWTAPWLAPYVAMGQGAATQVGAGASSAQALNAASASQAPLVQFVPQSDLPAGEAYESYIFHSGCCPTREGLHDFFNGLAWLQFPQTKRRLNQLHVAQIAQTGIQPVRGPARDGLTVFDENAAFLQAPDALWDALAAKDWQRLFVDLRPLWAQAHLVIFGHALMEKLVSPRKAITAHVYRAQVAIDSIANLDAWMAADLSADKLAAKPFAHLPVLGVPGWWPANEDPAFYDDASVFRLPKQVLHVGDLPVPS
- a CDS encoding NYN domain-containing protein; this encodes MNVFLIDADNLNSGAWIDEAFRVLQESEGPLPVRRAYGSSDNLKNLAEVLRAWAVRPFVNLALTKNTTDIALAVDAMELACQSPPPKLVVIGSGDADFLPLVVRLRERGIRMVCVSERSKMGREAVSAYDRVILVGSAQEPLPSPESATEKPARKTAKAPAKKVATKTAAPKAAAAKKTTAKKVKPNAPAVEPIDGTASAQALPDVAAILQAVPSLQDGQPHPLAAVAKALLDAKLRGKNTTATKLLKKFPLHFSLLPLEKPRTVSYHLPQGPA
- the pyrC gene encoding dihydroorotase; the encoded protein is MTQTIQITRPDDWHLHVRDGDALNTVVPHTAAQFGRAIIMPNLRPPVTTTEAALAYKARIQASVPPGVQFEPLMTLYLTDNLPADEIARAHAAGIVAAKLYPAGATTNSDAGVTDLRNTYKTLEAMQRAGMLLLVHGEVTSPDIDLFDREAVFIDTQLIPLRRDFPELKIVFEHITTKDAAQYVQSADRFTAATVTAHHLLYNRNAIFTGGIRPHYYCLPVLKRESHRLALVEAATSGSAKFFLGTDSAPHPAHLKEHASGCAGCYTAHAAMELYAEAFDSVGALHQLESFASFNGADFYGLPRNTGTITLARTSWTPPESYAFGEAALKPLRSGESLPWKMIA
- a CDS encoding LysR substrate-binding domain-containing protein, translating into METKWLEDFVSLAETRSFSRSAQLRHVTQPAFSRRIQSLEAWAGTDLVDRSSYPTRLTPAGETLYDQSLEVLQSLQSTRAMLRGHTAAGRDVIEFAVPHTLAFTFFPAWLSNLREKFGPMKSRLIALNVHDAVMRLVEGSCDLLIAYHHPSQPYQLDAERYEMVSLGEEVIAPYVKPDADGAPAFLLPGRPGQPLPYLAYAPGAYLGQMVDLILKGSGTAIHFDRVYETDMAEGLKAMALEGHGIAFLPHSAVKKDLRAKRLVSAQAPGLANLQITMEVRLYRERPTVREPGKSGVQTNRNGAPSAKRNAQSLWDFLLTQPPAM